In Nitrosopumilus sp., the genomic stretch CATCTCTCTTGATCTATTTCCTGATGTTTTTGAAATAGACCAAAACAATCAAGGAATATTGTCACTTTTACTTACCGATGAAAATGGTATGGTGACAAGAGCAGACAAAGATTATTTAATAAAACTTGGTGCTTCAAAATCGGGAGTTATCACTTTTAGTGATTCTACTGCGATTATATCTAAGGGGGAGTTTGAAACCATGCAAACTTTTACGGTAAATAAAAAAGGATTAATCACTATTACTGCAAAGTCTGATGATCTTGAATCATCTAAATTATTAACTGTTGATGAATCTGCTGACAGAGAAATTCAAATATTTATAATTCCTGAAGATATTAGTTCGTCTAACACTTCAAGTGGACATTTAATTGCACAGCTATTTTCCAATGGAAAGTTAATCAAAGCTACAAAAGATATCACTGTTTTCTATGAAATTGAAAGTTCAACTGATTCAGAAACTGTAAACACAAGTTCTGATGTTAATACTATAAACCCTAATGGATACTTTCAAATTAAAAAAGGGCAAACTTATGGACATGAGTTATTTTCAATTCAAAAAGGCGAAACTGACTCCTACACACTTACTGCAACAACTCAAGATCCATTAGTAATAGTCGAAGAAACATTTGAAACAATAGATGTTGAATTGTATGGGCATGAACAAATAAAATTTGAACCCCTATCTGTTTTATCGGATGGTTCTAGGCAATTAATAGGCGTGCTTTATCTTGAAGATGAAAATGGTCATCCTGTAACTGCTGATAGAGATATTGTTGTTCCATTTACTACCTCTGATAAAACAATCTCTATTGAGAATTCGATTATTAAAAGAGGATTTGAATCTGCTTTGGTATTTGGGAACATGGGGTATTTTGTTCCTGCAAATTCTAACATTGCCCCAAATATTCCCAACTCTGAAGTTGTTACACTAGATATTGATGGATTTGATGAGGATTCTGTATCCTTGAAGACCTATGTGTCTACAGATCATTTTCTAAAAGGTGAACGACATTGGATTGCTGTATATATGGAATCTTCTGATGGGTTGTTTCAAATTCCAAATTACCTGCAAATTGATATCTCTGATTCTGATATATTTGCAGTTGATAAAGAAAACATAATGAAATATCCTTATTTTACAATAATCCCTATAATGGCAGTTAATTCAGGTGATGACGATTTAGTAATTAATGCAGGTGAATTTGAAACTAGTATTTCATTATCTAGTGTTTCATCAAAACCTGATTCATTATCCCTTGACTATTCTGATAGATTATTTAATGGAGTTAAAGATACATTTGTTTTGCAAATATTAGATTCCTCAGGATTCCCTGTAAAAATCAATGAAGACATTAATGTCAAAATATTTTCTTCTGATTCCTCCATACTTGATTTTCCCAAAAGTGTAACAATTCCCAAAAAGTCTAGTTTTACATTGTTTGATCTAGAACCTGCATCTTCTGGAACCTTTGATGTTTCTTTTGTTTCTGAGGGATTACCAATACTTACTGAAGAGATCGTCGTCGAGGAAATTACCCCTACAATACAAATTACTAGCGCCGATATTGTGGAAGAAGGAGACTCTTTTATTGTTTCAATTTTGGCAAAACAAAATGGAGTTCCTTTGCAAAATGCTCCTGTTATTTGGGAATTAGAGGGCGGTATTACTACTATCAGTGATGAACAAACTGGTCCCACAGGTGAGGCAATTGCATCTATAATTTCTACTTCGGATGAATCTGTAAAGATTTTGGCTAGTATTGACGGTCCTATTCAATCAGCATTTGCATCAAAAATTATCAAAGTCAATGCAACATCTATTGAAATGATTCAAGAATCTGATGATTCATTTAAGAAACCTGACGTTGCAGGATTTGATCCTATATTAATTATGGTCCCTGCTGTAATTGTGGGGATGATATTTTATATGAAAAGAAAGTCAAAATAAATTCATTTTCTATGAATTAATTTTTTAAAGTTAAAATTCTGCAAGTCGTTTTAGTTCTTTTAATATTTTATCATTATTTTGTATTATGTCTTCTGGTGTGCAATTAAGCATGTGTCCATTCTCTATTTTATAAAATTTCCATTCCTCGCAAATTGTATTATTTGAAATATTTGAATTATCATACTTCCAATCAAATCCGTTAATTGTGTCTGGATCTGGAAATGACGGTCCTCTCTGAAGAATCATTGTTTCCTTCTCATAATTTATCTTGACTTTGGAATTTAATGCGCCTGGATACATAAAAATAACATTTGGA encodes the following:
- a CDS encoding Ig-like domain-containing protein; translated protein: MKSILFGVSLLLTFSVIGYAYAIENEYELEYNLLPNKIHENDIVTLEVYNTHGSKVSLDKIRDLKVESLDKSIIEVIDFEKIHPYKTLIKLKAYDEGETILYVFTEGSTLLEIPVKVYGNNLPKNISLDLFPDVFEIDQNNQGILSLLLTDENGMVTRADKDYLIKLGASKSGVITFSDSTAIISKGEFETMQTFTVNKKGLITITAKSDDLESSKLLTVDESADREIQIFIIPEDISSSNTSSGHLIAQLFSNGKLIKATKDITVFYEIESSTDSETVNTSSDVNTINPNGYFQIKKGQTYGHELFSIQKGETDSYTLTATTQDPLVIVEETFETIDVELYGHEQIKFEPLSVLSDGSRQLIGVLYLEDENGHPVTADRDIVVPFTTSDKTISIENSIIKRGFESALVFGNMGYFVPANSNIAPNIPNSEVVTLDIDGFDEDSVSLKTYVSTDHFLKGERHWIAVYMESSDGLFQIPNYLQIDISDSDIFAVDKENIMKYPYFTIIPIMAVNSGDDDLVINAGEFETSISLSSVSSKPDSLSLDYSDRLFNGVKDTFVLQILDSSGFPVKINEDINVKIFSSDSSILDFPKSVTIPKKSSFTLFDLEPASSGTFDVSFVSEGLPILTEEIVVEEITPTIQITSADIVEEGDSFIVSILAKQNGVPLQNAPVIWELEGGITTISDEQTGPTGEAIASIISTSDESVKILASIDGPIQSAFASKIIKVNATSIEMIQESDDSFKKPDVAGFDPILIMVPAVIVGMIFYMKRKSK